One window of the Falco biarmicus isolate bFalBia1 chromosome 2, bFalBia1.pri, whole genome shotgun sequence genome contains the following:
- the SLN gene encoding sarcolipin → MQRSTQELFLNFMIVLITVLLMWLLVKSYQQ, encoded by the coding sequence ATGCAGCGATCCACGCAAGAACTCTTCCTCAATTTCATGATTGTCCTGATCACTGTACTGCTTATGTGGCTCCTTGTGAAGTCTTACCAGCAGTAA